The Chroicocephalus ridibundus unplaced genomic scaffold, bChrRid1.1 SCAFFOLD_26, whole genome shotgun sequence genomic sequence GAGCCCAAGGAGATGGGCTGAggttctgctggctgctgcagcctgctctgccccaccaAGCTGAGAGCCAGGCTAAGGAACCCCTTGGAGCCACCAGAAATGGAGCCCATTGAGGCACTGCTATTAGATTGGACATGTCAGAGGGAGCAGATGTGGTGCAGCTGTACCTCCGGTCGCTGTCtccaccagcccccagctccagcacctgcctGGGAAGGGTCCTCAGCCAGGGCCAGAGAACACTGCCAGGGGTGCACATCCCTGGCCCCCAGCTGGctagagggcaggagagggggcagaggagcagccctgggctgacACGAGCTCCCAGGGCAAGGAGAGCCAGAAAGTGCTGGCAAGTGCCcttggcacagggcaggcaggggctggggtaggcaggagaggctgggcagcaggTCAGCGCTGCGTGCACAGGGGTGTTTCCCTGTGGGCTCGCTCTCATGGGGTGGCTCTGGAAGGGGAATGAGGTGGCCATGAGCCACCCAGCTCTTCTGCCCAAGCCCAGGGCCCCTGCCCTCtgagcagcccctctgctttgAGGGACTCATGTCTTCCAGGGGACACAACCCAAAAGTCCCTGACCTCCTTGGGCCCAGGGTTGTGGGTGGCCACGTGAGCTGCTCTAAGTCCTCTTGCATGAGGgcaccatctcccagccccaggcactgaCGGAGGGTGGGCTGAGACACATCAGGGGTCAGGCAGTGGCGGGTTCCCACTGGCTTTTCCTCAGGGACCGGGAAAAACAGCAATGACAGTCCCAGCTCAGCAGTGTGACCAGCCACACCAGGCCCTTCTCCAGTAACCCCTTGTTTCCttgagggcacagccaggtcccttccCCCGTCCTGGTCACAAAGGTGGGGAACAGGCTGGCACCGTACCTGAACACGTCACTCCAGCATCCAGACTGTGATCACAGTATTGTCGAATCCCTTCTGTGTCTGTGCAATCAGACAGGGCTGACTCGGTGCCATGACACGCAACACCAGCCATCCAAatggggccagatcctggcccAAAATGTCCGTACTGAGGAGCTTCAAGAGCAGACCCACAGCgcagctgcttacaaaccactgcagcatcgTCCATGTCCCAGTTGTCGCTACACACAgtcccccactggccctggtgtttcacctccactctcccagcacagcgtccgcCGCCATCCTGCAGcctcacctctgcagccccttcaAACATCGACATGGGACCGCTCAGGAGAGCACCGAGCCCCAGAGTGCAGGTCTAGAAggcccccccctgcccaggctgagTCAGAAGCACCACGGTGGGAGGGTGGGAGTCCTCACCCCTCTAGGCTGTCCCTTGGCCAGTGTGGgggtccctgctctccccacagcctgtgaAGGCTAGGGGTGCAGTACTCCAGCCCTTCTGGGATGGGCTATTCACCATAACACAGCCCTGGgaacctcctcccactcccatgGCCCCCTCCCATGACCACCCACTCATTGTGCCCCCAGGCCCTGCACAGGGAacccgctcctccccagcccaacaCCCCATAACagccccatgcccccagccccacaccttccCATGCTGACCACCTGCCCTGGCACCACCCAAGCTCACACACCCCCAGGCCTTTCTGTGTCCTCATGAACACCAACATGATCCCAAGGATCCCCCCAACTCATGTCCCCTCCTGGTCCCTGGTGGCAGCCCAGCCCCTGTGCTTGGTGGGAGCCCCTGAGAAGGGAACTTCTCTACCACCTGTGGGTGCAGACAGTCCAGTCCCCCTCTCTCTGTGGGGCACAAACTGCCTTCCTGGTGTCAGGGCTCCCCTGAAGCCTCGAGCCACAGCCAGCCTCAGGGGCACAGTACTGGGGAATAAGTCATCCCAAAAGGGTACCCCAGGATGGGTTGTCTTTAAATGCAgccaggcacaggctgcccgAAATACTGGAGCTCTGGAAGTGGAGACACCCTCTCCCAGCCAaatggacacaggcaaaggcacagggtccatggACTTGAGCTCCTCCTGACCCTCATCTCAGcggcacttggaaagaaaccctcttcccaaagggctcttgatgaccccactggtacccgatggccctgggctgtgggaaaagggagccggcacttacctctgcagagctgcacccagaggagcagccacagcacccgaggggacaggagtccctccattcccatcctgagcctcctgccctgctggcacagccctgctcttccccactccctgtcacagctCCTGGGGACTCACGGGGACGTCGATGATGGGAGGGTAATATATCTCTGCAGATGCTGACCCAGCTGCGAAGGAGCCaatcgaagcagcagcacctttttagacgttatcgggagctatctcccctccaacacagcccagcccgccaatgaacttctccagcgccgttcatgaccatatatgagggacatatatgtcccgctgccggtgtcatggtcgctgtggtggcggatcatcatgggacaagctgggtgtgggggggaatTTGGTTTGTCACCCCTTGTaccctgctgtgggcctggaagcactgagcatctcctgcactgggctcatccaagaagccatgaggcaagtgtccagctgcccccaagctgcggtgaccatggagcggggactgcaccagcgtctgtgtcaggatggggaggaaacaaCCCCTGCCCCTGCTACcgacctcactgtgctgggagcagcagctgggagaggtcttcatccagggcaagagctccatcccaggagtgttggcttgtccgtccctccctgcagacccccacagtgagtccctcgcaggagccgcagctggatcatgtccctgccctggcagcagacagacagcCCAGAGACTCAgacgtgtccctgactctcagtgtgtcacccaggggccgttATTCCCCGCGGGCGGaacgggagctggagcctgcaggtgcacaaaacacagcccacgtggcctcgccgcgctcccccagctccccccgcagcgcccgggcaggaagtctgtggtttcctcctggcgccgtgcccaggcacatccctggggtgcccccgagccacccccaccccgactgctccagccagggccgcaggggctgctccttcggcctcgcagacacgggcacaggcagctcccagcccccgtcatgcccctgtcatgcacatggccgctctgcaccgagccccacgggcacggggTGACATCGGTGATGTGACCTCACACccttcctactgccaaagctgtgtgttcgtgggttatactgacggtgacctcacactctcctacttctgctgccgtgtgctcatgAGTGGTACCGACAGCgacctcacgtccctcctgctgccaccaccgtgtgctcaggggttacagtgaccatgacctcacaccctcctgctgctgctgctgcgtgctcaggagttCCGCTgtcacacgtgtgtgcgtgttGTGTACAGGCTTCTGATGACAATGGTTCTTCCAAAAAGCCGTATTGGGGTGGGGTCCAAgtattattttaatggcatcagaagcggccacacaagccatatgcctgctccttgcccaaaagCTACACAGGCAGCGGTGAAATCACAAGAGCGACATTCACAAGTCACGTTCCTGCTCCTGGCCTATCAGGTATTCAGACACCAATGACCTCACAAACACCTACATAAACTACTGCTTGGCTCCCAGCCTGTCATCTACTCGGGCACCCGTGACACCACAACACCCTACACcacccatgttcctgctcctgccctaccaggtacgcgggcagcagtgacttcaccagctcctacacaacccatgggcctcttcctggcctgtcagctcagcggtcacaggtgaccttgcaaacacctacacaagatgggggcttagtcctggcctaccagcttctcaggcacctgggacctcaaaacacccaacgCAAGACacgtttctcctgggctcctcaggcaccagtgacatcgcagagacatccacaagccaggtgacagctcctggcctctcgtctgcgcaggcaccagtgacctccaggcacctacacaaTCCCTAGGCCTGTTCCTGGCCCACTGGCTACTCAGGCGTGAGTGACCTCATAAGCACAGACGCAGGGCGTGGGCCTGCTCCTGGCCTGTCAGGTGTCCAGACATGAAGGGTCTCACCAAACCTACACGATCCGTGGGTCAGCTcatggcctgtcagctgagcgggACCTCACAAGTGCGTATCTGCCCATTTGCCACGTACTTGCCGGTGAGGGACTCAGGCTGCAGTGACCTCACAGGCACCTacacgagctgtgcacctggtcctgccttatcagctactcagccaagagtgacatcacaaggacaagcccgagccacgtgtctcctatcagctacaccagcaccagggacctcaccagcccctacaggagccctggccttgctcctgctctatcagctactcaggcaccagagacctgacccccacatctccccctgcttgctgtctgctcacctctgagatacgactcctcacaagctcctgcacagaccagaagcctcctcttggcctgttggctactcaggcagcagctcctcacaagcacataccaacctatttgctgcgtgctcgtcttctggggggacccaagccagtactgacccccctctccgtcacttgctcacccctcctagaagggggccgtagcccctgggcatgtcccagcgtgtccgtgccccaccacctttcaggcacccctccgccctcttgaattccccccagcccaccctgtcagggcttgttctgcagcctggtaaagtgggggacccccacccggccttttccttctgcttccgttcacatttaaactctaattcttcactacactaaatcttactGAAGAAGGATTTattcaattcaaaactatagctccaattcaaatttatagttatGCAaactttagaaacaaaaattattaatttaatttctatatgtttattaatgtttacctacatatatacataagtatatatataaaaagaatgtgtgtattattaaaaaaactaaattcattagtagaattatacacttcctttcatagatatatacaatatatgattatattgtctataaatattctatttttatatccaaacgaggcaggcggcccatcccaggggctgcctgagaacacgcAGGTGTGACGGTGTCAGGAAAtggccgttagccaatcacggagctgtgtgatctttaaccaaatggcagctccctgccagggaatggcggcaTCTCGGCATAAAATGGCGGACAAACCACAATGGTGGCCCCCGTGCATGtaggggaagggccttccgggtCTGATGCACTTCCTTGTCCATGCAGCcggggtggccggtgctggcagctaatcagaagagagcagaggcctggtagaggagagggggcgggacttccgccGGAAGCTGGTGGGTggggcagctgtcaggccgagtggccatcaagaagaaggtgcagggccccaaacctgaggcaaaggctcagggaggcagcaatGGGAaccaaaggtggtcagtcacgctgagggatggaggcgtgtgagagggggagtgtttattccagcaaggtcatctgcGCGGGGACCTTGTtaatggggaaacggggagaaaaaaggggaaagcagaagcagagtgcactgagccacaaacttgagaAAAGAACCATGGAGTCGATGGCAAGAAAGAgcttttgccagtcccaggaagtggtgggccatcaagaaagtccaggtggcacctccaggaagatcaagtgtccgtttgaaatgagaacgttgtgagtcagagggagcctggtctgggagggatgcgggaatgaatagagctgtgcaaagccctgagggacatgcagcggaagggggagcagggaggaaccaagaggggggaggcagaacatggtgtaaaagaggccagttgcatgtcagACTGGATTGACCgggaaagggatggagtttttaggaagagagaagggccaggggctgctggtgtgttTGGAACCCACAGGGAAACGGCTGTGAAATGCTTCATAGGATTtggggtgtgttcctctaaagaagttgtcatggtcagtggcccagctgaagtgcctctgtaccaacgcacgcagcctggggaacaaagaggaggagctgagcacccttgtgcagctggaatcctcacggctggggtttgctacaggctACCCaagcaagaggagccttttgacgaagtgttcttacttcacctccaggaagcaccacactcagaggctgagagatctactgggggactcccgtcaccctggcagctgctggaagagcatcccatgaagctgtaatcagtgcaggagactcatggagtgtgttgacgaagggattgagggcagccctgcagagaagggcgtgaggatgctggggctggagtaactgaacatgagctggcaatgtgcgctggcagccccaaacaatgctgtgattctatgattcgatgtctctatgaccTACACCCAAGGGAGCATGTGCCAGTGGTGGTTACCCAGCGGATGTTACTCcaaacctgaagtgatctcaaTAAGctgtttcccacaacaggacactcctaggagtagctgctggcacttgtgctccctcaaattcatctcatcacacACATGAAATGTGTATTCCTAAGTCTGTgatgcaagaacaaacttctgatgcagtcattttgtgtccctccatggagggacagaccagctctctgagctgaggtgagtggctgctgctgcagctgtgaggggctggttggtgacgattaccctggggcacgttccccggggtgtccagggaccgtggcacagagcaggtcctgctctgctggtccttcctgtctctccagaaggcctggctgtgtgagaacactgctgtgtgcacccagccttcgcactcacacagctgagctctgcactggtgttttcctctcccgagcacttcccagctcagcccaggtaaagccaaagctgcgtgtgtaagcaaagcaaaataaagcattcattcacggcttgattttctgctgctgcctttattttctttcaagtatggagggagtctggcttctcaTGTACAACTCATCTTTGGGATGCTAAAAATGTGAGCTTAGGAATAATATTATCACAAGtctaaaagaagaggaagagacaaaaagagaaacagtgaaagagagaaagagagaaaagaaagcaagtaatatcggaaggaaaaaagaagtaatgaaagaaaaagaaagaaagaaagaaagaaagaaagaaagaaagaaagaaagaaagaaagaaagaaagaaagaaagaaagaaagaaagaaagaaagaaagaaagaaagaaagagaaactacCAAAGAAAGCACGTAAAAAGGTTATGAACAAAAGGTCGTCCTGCTATTTTCTGTGAATATGCTGGGAGTCGTAGGAGAAAGACAGTTACCTCATTGAGGGTTAAATAgagtatattgcaatagtttagtcagggcatccctgagctccaggttcctcatgctgtagatgagggggttcactgctggaggcaccaccgagtacagaattGACACCACTAAGTCTAGatctgtggaggagatggaggtgggcttcaggtaggcaaacatgccAAAAATGATAAAGagagagaccacggccaggtgagggaggcacgtggaaaacgGTTTGTGCCTTCCCTgttcagaggggatcctcagcacagccctgaagatctgcacgtaggacaccacagtgaaaacaaaacaggcaaaagaaaaaaaggcaccaaacacAATAAGCCCAACTTCCCCAAGGTAGtctgattgtgagcaggagagcttgaggatctgggggatttcacagaagaactggtgtaggccattgccttggcagagaggtattgaaaatgtattggcagtgtgcaggagagcattgagaaagccactgccccaggcagctgctgccatgtggacacaagctctgctgcccaggagggacccatagtgcaggggtttgcagatggcaacgtagcggtcgtaggccatgatggtgagaagacaaaactctgctgagatcaagaaggcaaagaaaaagacctgggaaacacatcctgagaaggagatggccctggtgtcccagagggagttggccatggctttgggcagagtggtggagatgcagcccaggtcgaggagggcgaggttgaggaggaagaagtacatgggggtgtggaggcggtggtcacaggctacggcagtgatgatgaggccattgcccaggagggcagccaggtagatgcccaggaagaggcagaagtgcaagagctgcagctcccgcgtgtctgcgaatgccaggaggaggaagtgggtgatggagatgccgttggacatcggatccctttgttcgcgaggtactgccaaaggaggaaagcacactcgcaagtcaggacagctctgagcaaatctcttcccattgcctgcccttccaaacccaagccccgaaaacacactttgcctgcgTCCTTTTctgcgggagctttctgcattgcccttgttggagctctcattgttgctggccaagtgtgccgtgaggagcagagctctggttgtgggctcccaaggagtcatccctgctccacagcaggagGGATTGGGGAAAgcgttacagcttctgccattcactagttacctcatctgtaatccacttgtaacgcagaggagctgctcagcatattcctgcaggaaaacctcaaggaaactcctggttgtcctcaaactgcagttacatgagcagagccagctcacctGTGAGCCTTGTTgggggggaaagaccacgcagctcttgTCTCACTGCACCCtgaccccctgcagagggataggtagaagagggagaaaaaggaataaaaatctcatgggttgagatagagacagtttgatagaccagtaacgggaaagaaaataacaatcattgcaaaagaatataggaaaccaggagtgatgcagtacaattgcttaccccccgatgcccatcccgagcagcgaacatggattcctgccgcccggccaacccccatttctgtactgagcaggaccagcccaaggcattttattgacctctctggtggttttgatgctgagttcatgaagctcagacacaggggaagctgatgaaacctctccagaagtcaatgtcagatgtaattttgaaagtttctggCAGCGTTAATGGGTCCTATGGAGGACCATTagtgccaaaggctcctgggggct encodes the following:
- the LOC134509659 gene encoding olfactory receptor 14J1-like, whose product is HTPMYFFLLNLALLDLGCISTTLPKAMANSLWDTRAISFSGCVSQVFFFAFLISAEFCLLTIMAYDRYVAICKPLHYGSLLGSRACVHMAAAAWGSGFLNALLHTANTFSIPLCQGNGLHQFFCEIPQILKLSCSQSDYLGEVGLIVFGAFFSFACFVFTVVSYVQIFRAVLRIPSEQGRHKPFSTCLPHLAVVSLFIIFGMFAYLKPTSISSTDLDLVVSILYSVVPPAVNPLIYSMRNLELRDALTKLLQYTLFNPQ